The window CGGGTCATCGGAGGCAAGATGGGCTGCGAGTACGTCGACGTGTTTCCATGTCTGCTGTCCAGAAGCATGAGGTGCATCCTGACCCACATCCTGTCTCTGCTGGGAGACCTGGACCTCATCAGGTAGACTACATTTATAATGATAGTGTTAATATTATCAGCCTCCAAACACAACCAGCAACTGATGTAAACAATAACACTTAACTTGTGTCTTCAGGAGAGCAAATAGGTTACATCAcagtttatacttttttataacaaaaagcaaaacagatGAAGGTCAAATTTAAACCATCATAAAACGGTTCAACAGATGAAACGATAAAACTAATTTATACAATAAGATCAGACATagaaatgatataaaataataataacgatagagagaaaggtgtttgtgtggaagCTCTCTCTTCTTAGTTCCTGTATTCATCATGTTTTCCCCGTTTGTCTCCTCACAGCTGTAAGAGAGTGAGTCGGACCTGGAGGAAGATCATCTGTGAAGATTCAGCAGCTCGGAGCCGATGTCAGAGAGCCGAGCAGGAACTCAGGGTGAGCAAACGTTCGTTTCTGTCATGACAAACATTTGGCACGATTTTTCAAACATCTTCCGATCTTGCAAATACAAAGCATGTAGAAAAGACAAGAGCTATTAGATATCTTCTGATTATCTCAGTAAAGAGCTTTTTATTCTCTCCAGATATGTTTCACACGTAAACAGCCATCTCAATCTGTTTATCATCCATATTTACAAAGTCAATATCTATTTTTTAATCTTACTAAACAACGTATCATGCTGTTCGCAGTAAATAAGGtcagtaaaaaactaaatggaGCTCATTTTCCACATTGGACAGACTTCAACAGTCCAAAGTCTAAACCGCAGATCTCAATGAGCTCATAGAGATCTGCTGTTTAGACAAATTATACACAACATAATTCTGCATATTTATCATGGTGAAAATCATCGGCTCAGGTTCAGtcaacacaaacgcacacaggtGTCATGAAGCCAAACCTCATGTGTGTCATGAAGCAGTGAGTTACACCCCCTCTTGCTGCTCTTGGCTTCCATAACTCTGTTCACGTCCTAACGTTTCCTTTTTGAACTCCTCTAGGAGTCGAGCAGCTCTCTGAGACAGAAGGGCTGTGGGCTGACGAGAGACGTCTCTGTGTCCAGGGTGGTGCTGTCCTGCATGCAGACGCTGGCCTCCTCGAGtactccatcctcctcccccggctgcagGCTCATCAGACAGGCTGCTGTCTCTCAGAAGAGCGGCACGCCGAACCCCCGGTTTTCCCGCCACAGTGAATACGTTCAGGTGAGCCCAGTTATGATTTAAACTACAGTGAGCTTTATAAACAGTActatgaatgtgtttatttgtaccGAATGGTTTAATacaaataagataatcctttattagtcccacagcggggacatttgcaggtttacagcagcagagaggacagtacaaacaagagacataagtaaaacaAGATTAAACAAGTATtctaagtaatcacacagtaaagaacagttttgagcaggagctgctgtaataGGCTGCCACTGGTGCGGCGCCATCTTGTGTATTGTTACACCCcctattatatgtatatatatttttatttatttattacaaaagcAAACAATTCGTTGGAATATAACGCTCTCACGGTGGAGCCACTGCACCAGACTGTAAAGCCAGAGTAGAGAATCTGTTACTCTGACAACAGGTGgctggaggtcaaaggttacAGTTACCTCCCCACTGAATGTATGTCTTCAGACACGCCCCTTAAGAGTCACACCAGCCAGGATTTGACCCCAAAGATGACAGAAGTAGTGGAGGTTGGAGCTAATGTAACTATTCCTGTGAGTAGTGGTGATGCAGCTATATAGATGGTTCTGTTGGCAGATCTCTGGCCTCCTCTCAGATCAGACAGTTGTGATCTTCTACAGAAGCACAACTGCAGCCCACATGTTGGAGACTAAACAGGAGTTAATGCAGCTTTCTGTACGAAAATAACTTCTCTAATGATGttagttttaataaatgaaatattttaaaatgaaggaTAATTCTCCCGCatttctactttttctttttctttaaaccttCTTCTGTGTTGTGACATCTCTCACATCATAGTATGTTTTACTCTCTGGACTTTAACAaacatgtgttgttgttttgttccagGCTGCCAGCGGTCTGAAGCAGCACGAGTCTCTCCGTCCCTGCAGACGCTGTGGCTCTCCGGCGACTCATTCTCTGGAGGTCCAGCGGGCCACGTGCACGCGGCTCAGCTGCCAATTCGACTTCTGCACCTGCTGCCGGGAGGCCTTCCACGGCTCGACGCCCTGCAGGGTGGTGCAGCAGCGACCCCGCCTCACCACGCCAAAGACCACCCCGGTCCTGCCGGGAGGCACTCGCAGCAAGAGGAACCTCCGGCGCCTGTGACGGAGCCGGACCTCCGGGTTTTATTCTGGTTTTAACTGGACACTGAAGCACTTGAGCTCCCTGAAGTCAGTGAACGCTGCTGGACAATCAACCAGAGAGCGCCGTCGGCTGAACACGCTGTCGTCTGCGAGCGACAAACACTTCCTGTGccgaaaacagaaagaaaaagaacactGAACGCTTTAAATTGTacaattttattatattttaaaatgaaatggatGTCGATATATATTGtggctttttaaatagttttgtatattgttttttttttaataaatgttgctCTAAAGAGGTctttaaatgttcacatttactgtatttccTGTAAATAGACGTTTCATAAAACTCATCTGGTGTTTTTGTGATTCTTTAACATTTCTCTCAGAAACTTCAGTTTAGAGAAACAATAGGACATGAAGTACGAGTTTAACTTCCCCATCAGAGGTGACCGATGTCTAGTAATGATGGACCTCTACAGTTAAACACTTGATGCCAGTTTTATGCAGCCGAGGAAAAAGTGATTTCTCATTGAAGGAATGACGGAGAATATAACAATCTTTATGTCTTTGCTTTATTTAGAGGCTTAAGGATTATCACAGGATATGAAAGTAAAGATTATACTCTTAGACACCGAGGAGCATCTTGATGGTTAGGATGTTATTAAACCATTTAAACGTAAAGGGAAAAATTAAGTCAtttgcttttacattttctctccattgaCTTGGTAAACTTctgcaaaatgttttaacactgaaaatacattcacaggcagaaactacaaaaacaacctagtagaaagaaaacatccaaaatacacatttatgtttttatttattactttgtctgtttacgtctgtagatttctcctaaattcaccaaaagttaccattagataatgcctcatttgcatatttaaacataacattttcagaaaacttctaatacaaaaataacagtCTCAATGTCGGTAATcagctggtgaagtttcatgttgatatctattagttatttttttaccctattcacctgtagagtcttcaacatgtatgtaatttaactaaacatatctttaaaggacgttttctctaaatgagttttttctcagactctgatccataaatctccacttcagtagctcttacatacaccaaactttacagcttcattcctctctatattctgaaggtttctacagaggggtttgttcagatatcattcatagacggatttatacaacatttattactgaaaacatggaggaaatgggtttttttaatgtctattgacattattttctgatttatggagtaatacaaagagatatcataAATTCTCTCTGTAAAACCTTAACATTTAtattctggaaatgtatgaacaTCTGCTTATATTGaataagataatgcctaatttgcatatttaaacctaatattaatgaaaataatcaactgGGAAAGTttcattgttatatttattagttaatttatttaagtgtagtgtttttttatttatttatggttcTTTTATCACTACTTTACTaagaaaatgttgattaaaaaataaaagcagcataTTTTCAATCTAGCTTCTAATGAAAAGAAATATGTTGTTTGAGAAAAGTAGGAACGTCCGTGatgaaaaagcttttttgttgttttaccgTCTGAAAGaagatttttatgacttttgtttatAGACACGAGCCTTTGATCTGATATGAATGAACGATGTAGAGAATCATGTTCCTCAGCAGAGGGCAGCGTTGTCTGTTTTCACTGTTCAGCCACAGACTGTTAATTAATTAAGACTGTTACtgtttaataatatattatcataaaatatgtcagaacacagaaataaactaTTTCACTGTCAATAATTAGTCAGAAATACTCATTAAATTATCATTCtatctgtattgtttttacaCAAGCAGCgatttaaataatgtttcacatacaaaaacatagataaatatatatcagtagAATTATTGAATCACTGAAaataatgtgataaataaataagtaaaggtCCTTATGTTCCTGCTGGTTTTCTTTCATCCTTatgaaacatgaattaaacTACACTCTATGTGATATTAAAAATATCTGTACcaccaaataattaaataatttcctaaaaatgtattaaaactcAATAATGCAATAACATTACCTGACTAAATCTGTAATGACAACATTGggaatatatatctatatctatatatttttttattatatatttaaaaactataaTTAGTGATTGGATCcctattaaagtaaaaacaaatcataacgTTTCTAGTTTTAAATGTACTAAAGTATTAAAAGTcaagttttttctcttttgaatgAAGACATTTCATGAGATCAGACggagcaaagaaaaataattatataattaataaaataattgaatggaGGTTGAATCGACTTTACATTTCCgttaatttttttaactttacacATAATTACATTATCAGtcaaaataatgacatcatcagtttatgaaaagacaaaaaaaaatacctcaAAGGAATTGAATTATCAgtcaaatgttattattaatcagGACTTTATTATCACAAGTTTgggttttattacattttcaggaAGTTATTAATTTACTAGTTCCTACAGAAACACGAGCAGATTAttagagacaaagagaaacttTTCTTTCAGAAAATCGTGGCACAAAAGTCTGAAGATTTCAGTGAATTTAGCTTGAAGTCGGTTCCTGAAGAGGAATCAAACCCTAAAAGTTGTTCACGTTGTGTTTaaaatctctctcttttattatAATAACTGTCAAA is drawn from Anoplopoma fimbria isolate UVic2021 breed Golden Eagle Sablefish chromosome 6, Afim_UVic_2022, whole genome shotgun sequence and contains these coding sequences:
- the fbxo5 gene encoding F-box only protein 5 isoform X1, with product MQKSTTPVFMSHCEKASMKYPRYEATSVEKSSPAAESRVFHLKASPVKQPPPTIKPQCDPAGVTTALFSLNDNTRAVHNKENSTDGTLEDGFEDSGYLSLQNSQLDEHHGEEEEEGKPAVAHQEKTTSPSKCPGRTDCPRPVSLEASTPVDRHKRRTATRSLSSTPADRHKDPNLPILMFQRAVCEELTKSYQRNKRYDWSVVTKVADDHLLDRVIGGKMGCEYVDVFPCLLSRSMRCILTHILSLLGDLDLISCKRVSRTWRKIICEDSAARSRCQRAEQELRESSSSLRQKGCGLTRDVSVSRVVLSCMQTLASSSTPSSSPGCRLIRQAAVSQKSGTPNPRFSRHSEYVQAASGLKQHESLRPCRRCGSPATHSLEVQRATCTRLSCQFDFCTCCREAFHGSTPCRVVQQRPRLTTPKTTPVLPGGTRSKRNLRRL
- the fbxo5 gene encoding F-box only protein 5 isoform X2, whose amino-acid sequence is MSHCEKASMKYPRYEATSVEKSSPAAESRVFHLKASPVKQPPPTIKPQCDPAGVTTALFSLNDNTRAVHNKENSTDGTLEDGFEDSGYLSLQNSQLDEHHGEEEEEGKPAVAHQEKTTSPSKCPGRTDCPRPVSLEASTPVDRHKRRTATRSLSSTPADRHKDPNLPILMFQRAVCEELTKSYQRNKRYDWSVVTKVADDHLLDRVIGGKMGCEYVDVFPCLLSRSMRCILTHILSLLGDLDLISCKRVSRTWRKIICEDSAARSRCQRAEQELRESSSSLRQKGCGLTRDVSVSRVVLSCMQTLASSSTPSSSPGCRLIRQAAVSQKSGTPNPRFSRHSEYVQAASGLKQHESLRPCRRCGSPATHSLEVQRATCTRLSCQFDFCTCCREAFHGSTPCRVVQQRPRLTTPKTTPVLPGGTRSKRNLRRL